The genomic segment ACACAGACATCCGACGAATCCGACACACCCGCTCCTGAAATCGCCGCCTGCGGCACGGTCTGCCGTGAGGGCCTGACCGTCTATTTCGACGGGTCCTGCGCTCTTTGTTCCACCGAAATCCGCTACTATTCGGCGCGCGCGGGCGAGGCCCTGCGCTTTGTCGATGTGGCCGACCACGCGGTGACGCCTGAGCCCGATCTGCCGCGCGAGGCGGCGCTGAAACGCCTCCACGTGCGTCAGCCCGATGGCACGCTGCTGTCCGGGGCACAGGCCTTCATCGCCATCTGGTCGCAGGTGCCCGGCTGGCGTTGGCTGGCGCGTCTGGCCTCCCTGCCCGGTGTGGCGTGGTGTCTTGAGCGCGCCTATCGCGCCTTCCTACCCGTGCGTCCCGCCCTGTCGCGCCTCGCCCGCGCTTTGGGGGCCAAACCCATGCGTCAGCCGTAGCGCTGTCTAATCTAAACGTCGCCACCCGCCGTATAGATAGCCAGAAGCGCTTCTGAGTTCGAGTTTATCGCCACGTTCGGCATCCCCCAACAGACGGAGACTAAACCCATGATTAAGCGCAATCTTTTGCATAAACTGACCATCGCCCTGCTGGCCACCAGCCTGACCCTGCCGGCCGCTGCTGTGGCTGGAGATTATGCCAAGAAACCCACCACCACCATCGTTGAAACCGCCGCCGGTAACCCGAACTTCAGCACGTTGGTCGCTGCCGTGAAAGCCGCCGATCTGATCGGCACCCTGTCCGGTCCCGGTCCTTTCACCGTGTTTGCCCCGACCAATGCCGCCTTCGACGCCCTGCCGCACGGCACGGTGCCGACGCTGCTGAAGCCGGAAAACAAGGCCAAGCTGACCAAGGTCCTGACCTATCACGTCGTCGCCGGTAAGGTGAAGGCCGCCGACCTGATCGCCGCCATCAATGCCCATAATGGCAAGTACACCATCACCACCGTCAGCGGCGATACGCTGGTCGCCTCGCTGTCGGGCGGCAAGGTGCTGCTGACCGATGAATCGGGCGGCGTCGCCACCGTCACCACCACCGACCTGTATCAGAAGAACGGCGTCATCCACGTCATCGACAAGGTCGTTCTGCCGAAATAAAGGTTTGTGTGCAAAGAGGCCCGGCCCCCTTCCGGGCCTCTTTTACCGCCCGCCCAGAAAGGTCACGCTATGGATATCATCGTCAATATCGCTATCGGCCTGTCGCTGCTGGTCGTTCTGGCGACCTTTATCATGGGCATGTTCGCCTTTGCCCAGAACGGCAAGGAAGCGGGCGCCAAGCTCAACAAGGCGATGGAATGGCGCGTGCGTACCCAGATCG from the Asticcacaulis excentricus genome contains:
- a CDS encoding HIG1 domain-containing protein, whose product is MDIIVNIAIGLSLLVVLATFIMGMFAFAQNGKEAGAKLNKAMEWRVRTQIVAIGILILSMAIKAGS
- a CDS encoding fasciclin domain-containing protein, translated to MIKRNLLHKLTIALLATSLTLPAAAVAGDYAKKPTTTIVETAAGNPNFSTLVAAVKAADLIGTLSGPGPFTVFAPTNAAFDALPHGTVPTLLKPENKAKLTKVLTYHVVAGKVKAADLIAAINAHNGKYTITTVSGDTLVASLSGGKVLLTDESGGVATVTTTDLYQKNGVIHVIDKVVLPK
- a CDS encoding thiol-disulfide oxidoreductase DCC family protein, which translates into the protein MTQTSDESDTPAPEIAACGTVCREGLTVYFDGSCALCSTEIRYYSARAGEALRFVDVADHAVTPEPDLPREAALKRLHVRQPDGTLLSGAQAFIAIWSQVPGWRWLARLASLPGVAWCLERAYRAFLPVRPALSRLARALGAKPMRQP